The stretch of DNA GGTCGCCTACGGCCTGGGCCATGCCGTACATGCGAAGATCGCGCAGCATGACAACGACCGCGGCGCTGGCGGGATCATGACGCATGGCGCACCTCCTTCATAAGCGTGTCGTAGCGGCCGACATCGGCTTGGGGTTCACGTCGCAGGACGAGCGCCTGTGGGGCATCGATGGGCGTGACGCTGGCGGTCTTGCCATCGACCAGCCGATGCAGGATGTTGAGAATGTGGGTTTTAGTGGCGACGCCGGCCTCGAGCGCTAGTTCGACCGCGCACAGCACCGCTTGTTCGTCGTGCTGGAGCACCAGTGCCAGGATATCGACCATCTCCCGGTCGCCGCCCGCGTGCTTGAGCAATCGCTCGCGCAATTTCCGAAAGGCGTCGGGCAATTCGGTAAAGGGCGCACCATTTCGCATGGCACCCGGCTTGCGCTGAACCACCGCCAGATAATGCGCCAGTCGTAGATAGTCCGTCCTGGCGAGCTGTGCGCCCGGTCGATCACCCGGGCGTGCTCGCACACCCTGCGCCCTTCCGCGACCACGACGATGCGCTCAGGGTAGATCCGCAGGCTCACCGGCCGGTTCGCGAAGGAAGCCGGGACGCTGTAACGGTTGCGGTCGAAATGCACGAGGCAGGTCGGCGATACCCGCTTGGTATGTTCGACGAAGCCATCAAACGGGCGCCCCGGTTTCATCAGGTCCGCCACTTCTTGCGCCCATACCTCGGCAACGGTGCCGGGAAGGTTGCCGTGCGGAATCTGTGCCCACTGTGCGATACACTGCTCTTCCAGCCATGCGTTGAGCGCAGCAATGTCGGAAAGTTCGGGCAGTCGCTGCCACAGCCGGCGACGCGCATCCTGGACGTTCTTCTCAACCTGACCTTTCTCCCAGCCCGATGCCGGATTGCAGAATTCGGGTTCGAACAAATAGTGGCTCGCCATCGCCGCGAACCGCGCGTTGACCTGCCGCGCCTTGCCCGTGCCGATACGGTCGACCGCGGTCTTCATGTTGTCGTAGATCCCGCGCCGCGGCACTCCGCCCAGCACCCGAAAGGCATGCTGGTGCGCATCGAACAGCATCTCGTGGGTCTGGAGCGGATACGCTCGCACGATGAACGCCCGGCTGTGCGACAGCTTGGTGTGCGCTGCCTGCAGCTTCACCCGTTCGCCGCCCAGGATGGCCCAGTCCTCGCTCCAGTCGAATTGAAAGGCTTCGCCGGGCATGAACACCAGCGGCACGAACGTGCCCCGGCCCGTCGTCTGCTCCTGGACCTGACGGTCGGCCTTCCACGCCCGGATGAAGGCCGCTACCCGACTGTAGGACCCGTCATAGCCCAGCACGACCAGGTCGGTATGGATCTGCTTGCCCGTACGCCGTTGCTTGCGCGATTTGCCAGCTTCCGTCTTCAACCATCCCGATAGCCGGTCGGCGAACGGATCCAACTTGCTCGGCCGGTCGACCACTTCGAACTTCGGCTCCACCGCGTCCGACCGCAGGTATTTGCGGATCGTGTTACGCGACAGCCCCGTACGTCGGGTTATCTCCCTGATCGACATCCCGTCCCGGAATGCCCAGCGCCGGATCACGCTCAGTAACGCCATGTCTATCACTCCTTGATCCCCCGACAGCCTGCCGGGGTGAGGTTGAGACACGGGTCACTTCTCGGTGGAAATTTATGCCTTCTCCGGGTTGGACTTGCTTCAGAAAAGTGGAGAGTTTTCCTGAGATGAAAGGTGAACTCGATGACGAAGCAGCGACGATTTACGAAGGAATTCGAGGACGAGGCGGTCCGGCTGGTGGCGACCAGCGGGCGTACGCAGCGTGCGGTGGCGGAGGATCTGGGCGTTGGCCTGTCTACGCTGGTACGCTGGATCGGCCGTCGTCGTGATCGATTGATGGAGATGCCCGGCGAGGCGCCGCAGGCAGATATGGCTGCCGAGTTGAAGCACCTTCGGCGGGAGAACGAGATCCTCCGACAAGAGCGCGACATACTGAAGCGGGCGACCGCTTTTTTCGCCCGGGAGGGAAGTCGATGAGGTTCGCGCTCGTCGATCAGGCGAAGAAGGATTTCCCCGTACACCGCCTTTGCCAAGTGCTCGGCATCAGCCCGAGCGGCTATTTCGCGTGGAAAGATCGACCTGCCAGTCGGCGTCAACGCGACGATATGGTGATGCTGGCGCATGTCCGTTCTGCGTTCGCGCTGTCGAACGGCACCTATGGCAGCCCGCGTATGACACGCGAGTTGCAGGATGATGGCTTCGCCATCGGACGCAGGCGCACGGCGCGACTGATGCGTGAGAACGGCCTACGGGGCCGGCAGAAACGCCGGTTCAAACGAACGACCGACAGCGAGCACAGCTGGCCGATCGCACCGAATATCATCGACCAGGATTTTACTGCAACGGCACCCAACCAGAAGTGGGGCGTGGACATCTCGTATGTCTGGACGCGGGAGGGATGGCTCTATCTGGCCGTGGTCATCGACCTCTTCTCCCGACGTGTGATCGGTTGGGCCGTCGGCGACCGGCTGCACCGTGATCTGGCGCTCGCCGCGCTGCGCAAGGCCCTCGTCATGCGGCGTCCGCCTGAAGGGCTCATCCATCACTCGGACCGCGGCAGTCAATATTGTTCGGTGGATTACCAGGCCGAGCTGCGCCGCCACGGCATCCGTATCTCCATGTCGGGAAAGGGAAATTGCTACGATAATGCGATGGTCGAGACGTTCTTCAAGACGATCAAATCCGAGCTCGTCTGGCGCACCGTCTTCTATACCCGCGACGAAGCCGCACAGGCCATTGCCCGCTATATCGACGGCTTCTACAACCCCGTCCGGCGCCACTCCGCGCTCGACTACATCAGCCCCGCCCAGTTC from Sphingomonas sp. HMP9 encodes:
- a CDS encoding IS3 family transposase (programmed frameshift) — encoded protein: MTKQRRFTKEFEDEAVRLVATSGRTQRAVAEDLGVGLSTLVRWIGRRRDRLMEMPGEAPQADMAAELKHLRRENEILRQERDILKRATGFFRPGGKSMRFALVDQAKKDFPVHRLCQVLGISPSGYFAWKDRPASRRQRDDMVMLAHVRSAFALSNGTYGSPRMTRELQDDGFAIGRRRTARLMRENGLRGRQKRRFKRTTDSEHSWPIAPNIIDQDFTATAPNQKWGVDISYVWTREGWLYLAVVIDLFSRRVIGWAVGDRLHRDLALAALRKALVMRRPPEGLIHHSDRGSQYCSVDYQAELRRHGIRISMSGKGNCYDNAMVETFFKTIKSELVWRTVFYTRDEAAQAIARYIDGFYNPVRRHSALDYISPAQFERTASR